Proteins from a genomic interval of Halomonas alkaliantarctica:
- a CDS encoding FadR/GntR family transcriptional regulator, with the protein MLKNAPQRRPYQVAETIKCWIVDRHLKPGDRLPSESELMETLQVSKGTVRESTRVLEAQGLVETRTGPGGGAFVREMSEAKAVSLLSNYLFFKEISIKDIYQIRLALEPELAASLAGNVTASDMARLRESLHSYADPADDSETERQQHLDSLHFHLMLAELAGGNQLLTFIIRFTIQVLSDLTIYHRLYEPVTHDLGQTGCRYHAEILDAIELGDAESAYNIMREHMLDAQRVMNQQEAQVRRGFLPEPLK; encoded by the coding sequence ATGTTAAAAAACGCGCCTCAGCGCCGCCCTTATCAGGTGGCGGAAACAATCAAATGCTGGATCGTGGATAGGCACCTGAAGCCGGGTGACCGGCTACCTAGCGAGTCGGAGCTGATGGAGACCCTGCAGGTGTCGAAAGGGACGGTGCGCGAGAGTACGCGAGTACTGGAAGCGCAGGGATTGGTCGAAACTCGCACAGGGCCCGGGGGCGGTGCTTTTGTGCGTGAGATGAGTGAGGCCAAAGCGGTATCGCTATTAAGCAATTACCTGTTTTTCAAAGAGATTTCAATTAAAGATATCTACCAAATACGCTTGGCGTTAGAGCCTGAACTAGCCGCTTCGTTAGCGGGAAACGTGACTGCCAGTGATATGGCACGCTTACGTGAAAGCCTACATAGCTACGCTGACCCAGCGGACGATAGCGAGACTGAACGTCAGCAACATCTTGATTCGCTGCATTTTCACTTGATGCTTGCCGAGTTAGCCGGAGGTAATCAACTGCTGACATTTATTATCCGGTTCACCATTCAGGTGCTCTCTGATCTGACGATTTATCACCGTCTCTATGAGCCAGTTACCCACGATTTAGGGCAGACTGGCTGTCGCTATCATGCAGAAATTTTGGATGCCATTGAGCTGGGCGATGCCGAAAGCGCCTATAACATCATGCGTGAGCATATGCTGGATGCCCAGCGGGTGATGAATCAGCAGGAGGCTCAGGTACGCCGAGGCTTTTTACCTGAGCCATTGAAGTAA
- a CDS encoding Na+/H+ antiporter NhaC family protein: protein MEEYGVLSLIPTLVVLVMAIITKRTIESLLAGALVGLLMFQPLNVITQGSDILLSVLGNDTVTWIILVCGLFGSLIALLVKTGGVLSFGDAVTRRIHTRRQSLLATWGLGLIIFVDDYLNALTISASMKKVTDRFNISREKLAYIVDSTAAPICILVPFSTWAVFFAGLLEENNVAGNGMELYIQAIPYMFYAWIAAALVPLVALGIIPNLGPMRAAEARAEAGQPQPDGADDSALEIEDTGKKRPHLLNFLLPIATLIFFTWYFEIDVLRGVIVALTVTLVLIAVQRLLSFNDTFDTALDGFKAMIMPLGTLVAGFVLKEVNDLLGLTNYVIESVQPLMTAGMLPAVVFVTMAFLAFATASFWGLFAVAMPIVLPLASSMDAHMPLVVGALISASAFGSHACFYGDSTVLSAQGAGCTPMAHALTQLPYVLIAAAVATGFFIVVGNI, encoded by the coding sequence ATGGAAGAGTATGGAGTTTTAAGCCTTATACCCACGCTAGTGGTGTTAGTCATGGCGATTATTACCAAGCGCACGATTGAGTCCCTTCTGGCAGGCGCGCTAGTAGGCTTATTAATGTTTCAACCACTCAATGTCATTACCCAAGGGTCAGATATTCTGCTATCGGTATTGGGTAATGACACGGTGACGTGGATTATTCTGGTGTGCGGGCTATTTGGTAGCTTGATTGCCTTGCTGGTAAAAACTGGGGGGGTGTTAAGCTTTGGTGATGCCGTAACCCGACGCATCCACACCCGTCGACAAAGCTTGTTAGCTACCTGGGGGCTGGGACTAATAATTTTTGTCGATGACTATCTCAATGCGCTGACCATTAGCGCTTCCATGAAGAAAGTCACTGATCGCTTTAATATATCCCGTGAGAAGTTGGCCTATATCGTTGACTCCACAGCAGCGCCGATCTGCATTCTCGTACCGTTTTCCACCTGGGCTGTGTTCTTTGCCGGTTTGCTGGAAGAAAACAATGTGGCTGGTAACGGCATGGAGCTGTACATCCAAGCCATACCGTATATGTTTTACGCCTGGATAGCAGCGGCGTTGGTGCCTTTGGTGGCACTGGGCATTATCCCCAACCTTGGCCCAATGCGAGCAGCGGAAGCCCGCGCTGAAGCTGGCCAGCCGCAGCCCGACGGCGCTGATGACAGCGCGCTGGAAATAGAAGATACAGGCAAAAAACGCCCTCATCTGCTCAATTTTCTGCTTCCCATTGCGACGCTGATTTTCTTCACCTGGTATTTTGAGATTGATGTGCTGCGAGGCGTGATTGTGGCGCTTACAGTGACGCTAGTGCTTATCGCTGTGCAACGGCTGTTAAGCTTCAACGATACGTTTGACACCGCGCTAGATGGTTTCAAAGCCATGATTATGCCACTCGGCACGCTGGTGGCTGGGTTTGTGCTTAAAGAGGTGAATGACCTGCTTGGCTTAACCAACTATGTGATCGAAAGTGTTCAGCCTTTAATGACCGCGGGTATGCTACCGGCGGTTGTCTTCGTCACCATGGCCTTTCTCGCTTTTGCGACCGCCTCCTTCTGGGGACTGTTTGCCGTGGCGATGCCTATCGTATTACCGCTTGCCAGCAGTATGGATGCGCATATGCCGCTCGTTGTAGGGGCTTTAATCTCCGCCAGTGCCTTTGGTAGCCATGCCTGCTTTTACGGCGATTCTACTGTCCTTTCTGCCCAAGGGGCGGGGTGTACGCCAATGGCCCATGCGTTAACGCAACTTCCCTATGTCTTAATAGCCGCTGCCGTGGCAACGGGCTTCTTTATAGTGGTGGGGAATATATGA
- the aguA gene encoding agmatine deiminase yields MKHATTITTTATEPLARELTPRALGFSMPAEFAPHAACWMLWPQRPDTWRFGAKPAQQAFVDVAQAIAESETVFVGVNDEQYENASNQLPAHIRVVELSSNDAWMRDVGPTFITHPDGRLAMVDWEFNAWGGLKEGLYFPWDKDKRIRCKISEMLGIQRFEAPLVLEGGAIHVDGEGTLITTEECLLNPNRNPEMSRATIEHWLQEYLGVSHIIWLPRGCYLDETDGHVDNLCCFIAPGHVALTWCEDEEDPQGAICREALRVLETATDAQGRRLAIHKLPQPGPLHIADDEASGIDRLNSSHPRLPGDRMAGSYVNFYIGNSVIVMPLLDPHYDEQAKGILSRLFPTKRVIGVTAREILLGGGNIHCITQQQPLV; encoded by the coding sequence ATGAAACACGCCACTACCATAACTACAACGGCCACCGAACCTCTGGCGCGTGAGCTAACACCCAGAGCATTAGGCTTTTCAATGCCAGCGGAGTTTGCCCCTCATGCTGCCTGCTGGATGCTGTGGCCCCAGCGCCCAGATACATGGCGCTTCGGTGCAAAACCTGCCCAGCAAGCCTTTGTCGATGTCGCGCAAGCGATAGCCGAAAGTGAGACGGTCTTTGTGGGTGTCAATGATGAGCAGTATGAAAATGCCAGCAACCAGTTGCCTGCGCATATTCGGGTTGTTGAGCTGTCCAGCAATGATGCCTGGATGCGCGATGTCGGGCCCACCTTTATTACCCACCCCGATGGGCGACTCGCCATGGTGGACTGGGAGTTCAATGCCTGGGGCGGGTTAAAGGAGGGGCTCTACTTCCCATGGGACAAAGACAAACGGATTCGTTGTAAAATCAGTGAAATGCTGGGTATTCAACGCTTCGAGGCCCCTCTCGTACTAGAGGGAGGAGCCATTCACGTGGATGGTGAAGGTACGCTGATCACCACGGAAGAGTGCTTGCTGAATCCTAACCGTAATCCGGAGATGAGCCGCGCCACGATCGAACACTGGCTGCAGGAGTATTTAGGCGTCAGTCACATCATCTGGTTACCGCGTGGCTGTTATCTCGATGAGACCGATGGCCATGTGGACAACCTGTGCTGCTTTATTGCGCCTGGCCATGTGGCGTTAACGTGGTGTGAGGATGAGGAAGATCCCCAGGGTGCTATTTGTCGGGAAGCATTGCGTGTGCTGGAAACCGCCACGGATGCTCAAGGCAGGCGGCTCGCTATTCATAAACTGCCCCAGCCAGGCCCGCTCCATATTGCCGACGATGAAGCCAGTGGGATTGATCGCCTGAACAGCTCGCACCCCCGCTTACCTGGGGATCGCATGGCAGGCTCTTACGTCAACTTTTATATTGGTAACTCGGTCATTGTAATGCCCTTGCTGGATCCTCATTACGATGAACAGGCTAAAGGCATTCTATCCCGGTTATTTCCCACGAAGAGGGTGATCGGCGTTACGGCAAGGGAAATACTGCTTGGTGGAGGGAATATTCACTGTATCACTCAGCAGCAACCACTCGTATAG
- a CDS encoding allantoate amidohydrolase has product MTETAVHTAFSQGELGQVLIDRLDEAARCSAPGPGVTRLFCSQAHHQVLPLISRWMEQAGLTPQLDAAGNLVGRCPKAQAGEKTFILGSHQDSVIEGGKYDGMLGVALPLLALEALKREGMTLPFGIEVVAFGDEEGVRFPTTLVGSKALAGSVTPDQFEAQDSEGTSLQDALIAFGCSPDDIPDIARDPANTLGFLEVHIEQGPVLEQRDHAVGIVTAITGIERHKVTLSGKAGHAGTTPMDMRHDALVGAAEMVLAIDSVLQRTDELVGVVGRLEVHPNAVNVIPAQVTFTVELRSPESATRQDGREAVTAALETVAKRRGLTINVENTYSAEAVACADWMMTALEQACIQVGQPAERLFSGAGHDGLAMQALTDIGMLFVRCKDGLSHHPDEAITAEDGESATRVVMAFLQQMGEP; this is encoded by the coding sequence ATGACCGAAACCGCTGTTCACACTGCATTTTCCCAGGGCGAGCTGGGGCAGGTATTGATCGACCGCCTGGACGAAGCCGCCCGCTGCTCGGCACCTGGCCCCGGTGTTACGCGACTGTTCTGCTCCCAGGCGCATCACCAGGTACTACCGCTAATCAGCCGCTGGATGGAGCAAGCGGGGCTTACACCCCAACTGGATGCCGCCGGTAACCTTGTGGGTCGCTGCCCCAAAGCTCAGGCAGGTGAGAAAACCTTCATTTTGGGGTCTCATCAAGACTCAGTGATAGAGGGCGGCAAATACGACGGCATGCTGGGTGTGGCCCTACCGCTATTGGCCTTGGAAGCGCTTAAACGCGAAGGCATGACGCTGCCCTTCGGGATAGAAGTGGTCGCCTTTGGCGACGAAGAAGGGGTGCGCTTCCCTACCACGCTGGTGGGCAGTAAAGCACTCGCTGGGAGCGTGACTCCAGATCAGTTTGAAGCCCAGGATTCCGAAGGAACCTCACTACAAGACGCTTTGATAGCTTTCGGCTGTTCGCCTGATGATATTCCCGATATCGCCCGCGACCCTGCCAACACCCTAGGTTTTTTAGAAGTACATATTGAACAAGGGCCAGTCCTGGAACAGCGTGATCATGCGGTAGGCATTGTCACGGCGATAACGGGTATTGAACGCCACAAGGTCACGCTAAGCGGCAAAGCCGGTCATGCAGGCACGACACCGATGGATATGCGTCATGACGCGTTAGTCGGCGCGGCTGAAATGGTGCTTGCCATTGATAGCGTACTGCAGAGAACCGATGAGTTGGTCGGTGTGGTGGGCAGGCTCGAGGTTCATCCGAATGCGGTCAATGTGATTCCTGCCCAGGTAACGTTCACAGTAGAACTACGCTCTCCAGAGTCGGCTACTCGCCAAGATGGAAGGGAAGCCGTAACAGCAGCTTTGGAGACGGTGGCAAAACGCCGCGGATTAACCATTAATGTTGAAAATACCTACAGCGCCGAGGCGGTGGCCTGTGCGGACTGGATGATGACCGCCCTAGAACAGGCGTGCATTCAGGTTGGCCAACCTGCTGAGCGACTATTCAGCGGGGCGGGCCACGATGGCTTGGCCATGCAGGCATTGACCGACATCGGCATGCTGTTTGTGCGCTGTAAAGATGGGCTGAGTCACCACCCGGACGAAGCCATTACCGCTGAGGATGGCGAATCAGCAACGCGGGTGGTCATGGCATTTTTACAACAGATGGGGGAACCATAG
- a CDS encoding M20 family metallo-hydrolase — protein sequence MQVSIDGQRLWSSLMAMAEIGATPNGGSNRLALTPEDTAGRQQLIEWCADIGCRVRSDAVGNLFFRRPGSRDDLTPAAVGSHLDTQPKGGRFDGVLGVLAGLEVFRTLHDHQIVTERPLELIVWTNEEGSRFAPAMMASGTYAGVFTVEETLARQDEQGVSFGQALDETGMKGSLPIGEPRLASFLELHIEQGPVLEEEGLDIGVVTGVQGMRWFDLTIEGNAAHAGTTPMAYRHDALAAAARLIDRLYAIAATDTSGDSKVTFGCLEIDTPSRNVIPAQVTMTVDLRHVHDDQLDALETRFYSELEALVETFAVKVTPQRLWNSPVVAFNEQCIASIEQATRARGIAYRRMLSGAGHDAVYVARVAPTAMIFIPCRDGISHNEAEYSTPEQCALGTQVLCDALLHNANDLEVTQ from the coding sequence ATGCAAGTTTCCATCGATGGCCAGCGATTATGGTCAAGTTTAATGGCCATGGCAGAGATCGGCGCTACCCCCAATGGCGGCAGCAACCGCTTGGCACTGACACCCGAAGATACTGCTGGTCGGCAGCAGTTGATCGAGTGGTGCGCCGATATTGGCTGCCGCGTCCGCAGTGATGCAGTAGGTAATCTTTTTTTTCGTCGGCCCGGCTCACGTGACGATCTGACCCCTGCCGCTGTCGGTAGCCACCTGGATACCCAGCCGAAAGGGGGGCGTTTCGACGGCGTACTGGGGGTTCTCGCGGGTCTGGAAGTGTTTCGCACCCTGCACGATCATCAAATCGTGACTGAACGACCTCTGGAACTGATCGTTTGGACGAATGAAGAAGGCAGCCGTTTTGCCCCTGCAATGATGGCGTCCGGCACCTATGCGGGGGTGTTTACCGTGGAGGAGACTCTCGCTCGTCAGGACGAACAGGGGGTCAGTTTTGGACAGGCCCTGGATGAGACAGGCATGAAGGGCAGCCTGCCTATTGGCGAGCCTCGGTTAGCCAGCTTTCTGGAGTTGCATATCGAACAGGGGCCGGTACTTGAAGAGGAGGGCTTAGATATCGGTGTGGTCACCGGGGTGCAAGGGATGCGCTGGTTTGACCTGACGATTGAAGGCAACGCTGCCCATGCGGGCACCACGCCCATGGCATATCGTCACGACGCCCTGGCCGCTGCCGCCCGGCTCATTGATCGGCTGTACGCCATCGCCGCCACCGACACCAGCGGTGACAGCAAGGTGACCTTTGGTTGTTTGGAGATTGATACGCCCTCTCGCAACGTAATTCCTGCCCAGGTCACCATGACGGTCGACCTACGTCATGTGCACGATGATCAGCTAGACGCGCTGGAGACTCGCTTCTATAGCGAGCTAGAGGCCTTGGTAGAGACCTTTGCTGTCAAAGTAACGCCGCAACGCCTCTGGAACTCCCCAGTAGTAGCCTTCAACGAGCAGTGCATTGCGTCCATCGAGCAGGCCACAAGAGCACGAGGCATTGCTTACCGCCGTATGCTCAGTGGTGCGGGCCACGATGCGGTGTATGTGGCACGGGTGGCGCCCACCGCGATGATCTTCATTCCCTGCCGCGATGGCATTAGCCATAACGAAGCCGAGTACTCAACACCGGAGCAGTGTGCACTTGGCACCCAAGTGCTTTGCGACGCGCTACTGCATAACGCTAACGACCTTGAGGTTACCCAATGA
- a CDS encoding aldehyde dehydrogenase gives MSKTVPTNLAEWQSLADTLSFETRAYINDTFVDAQRGATLSTVNPATGEVLAKVASCDDADAELATRAARQAFDQGEWSRRAPAQRKATLLDLAALMQAHRHELALLDTLDMGKPITSALGDIDGAIGCLRYTAESIDKLYGEVAPTGDHHLGLIVREPLGVVVSIVPWNFPLMMTAWKIAPALAAGNSVILKPSEKSPLSALRLAQLSQQVGLPAGVFQVLPGYGHTVGKALALSMEVDCLAFTGSTQVGKQLMQYAGQSNLKRVYLECGGKSPNIIFADCKNLDVAAQHAAAAIFHNQGEVCIAGSRLLVENRIRDAFVEKVVDAAAAMQPGDPLDPQSFMGAMVDDTQYQRVLDYIRKGQEEGATLRTGGQPLDSSGLFIPPTVFDDVTPAMTIGREEIFGPVLSVFGFDTEEEALALANDSDYGLAAAVWSQDIDRVMRVSRKLHSGQVYVNNWAGPDMTVPFGGVKQSGNGRDKSLHSLDEYTEIKTIWMSLNT, from the coding sequence ATGAGCAAAACTGTCCCAACGAACCTAGCCGAGTGGCAATCACTGGCAGACACACTCTCCTTTGAAACCCGTGCCTATATCAACGACACCTTTGTCGATGCGCAGCGCGGCGCCACCCTATCCACGGTGAACCCAGCCACCGGCGAGGTGTTAGCCAAGGTCGCCAGCTGTGATGACGCTGATGCCGAGCTGGCTACCCGCGCAGCTCGGCAGGCCTTTGATCAGGGAGAGTGGTCGCGCCGCGCGCCAGCTCAGCGCAAAGCCACGCTGCTTGACCTGGCGGCGTTAATGCAGGCCCATAGACACGAGCTTGCCCTGTTAGACACTCTGGATATGGGGAAACCGATTACCAGTGCGCTGGGAGATATCGACGGCGCCATTGGATGCCTGCGTTATACTGCCGAAAGTATCGATAAGCTTTATGGCGAGGTGGCCCCGACGGGTGACCATCACCTCGGCTTGATTGTGCGCGAGCCACTCGGGGTGGTGGTCTCCATCGTACCCTGGAACTTCCCGCTCATGATGACCGCCTGGAAGATTGCACCGGCATTGGCGGCCGGTAACAGCGTTATCCTCAAACCCTCAGAAAAATCGCCTTTATCGGCGCTACGCCTTGCTCAACTAAGCCAACAAGTGGGCCTACCCGCCGGGGTGTTCCAAGTACTCCCCGGCTATGGCCATACTGTAGGTAAAGCGCTGGCCCTGTCGATGGAGGTCGACTGCCTCGCCTTTACCGGCTCCACCCAAGTGGGCAAACAGCTCATGCAGTACGCGGGCCAGTCCAATTTAAAACGCGTTTATCTGGAGTGCGGTGGCAAAAGCCCCAACATCATCTTTGCCGACTGCAAAAATCTAGACGTTGCCGCTCAGCACGCAGCCGCTGCGATTTTTCATAACCAAGGTGAAGTCTGTATCGCTGGCTCGCGGCTGTTGGTGGAAAACCGCATTCGCGATGCCTTCGTTGAGAAAGTGGTGGATGCTGCGGCTGCCATGCAACCAGGCGACCCACTCGACCCGCAGAGCTTTATGGGGGCGATGGTAGATGACACTCAATACCAGCGGGTGCTGGATTATATCCGCAAGGGGCAGGAAGAGGGTGCCACGCTTCGTACCGGCGGACAGCCATTGGATAGCTCCGGGCTCTTTATTCCTCCCACCGTGTTTGACGATGTCACCCCAGCAATGACCATAGGTCGCGAGGAGATCTTCGGGCCGGTGCTGTCGGTGTTTGGCTTCGATACCGAAGAAGAGGCATTGGCACTTGCCAACGATAGCGACTATGGCTTGGCTGCCGCCGTATGGAGCCAGGACATTGATCGCGTTATGCGCGTCTCACGCAAGTTACACTCCGGGCAAGTCTACGTTAACAATTGGGCGGGGCCGGACATGACGGTACCGTTCGGTGGGGTGAAACAGTCTGGGAATGGGCGGGATAAATCTCTGCACTCCCTAGACGAATATACGGAAATCAAAACTATCTGGATGTCCCTCAACACTTGA
- a CDS encoding aminotransferase → MTQQQAKASYDAQDLWQKDKNHFIHPFTDFSLFHEKGCDLITDSDGIYVEDVHGNRFIDGIAGLWCVNVGHGRAEIGQAMAEQATRMAYFSTFNNLSNAPATELAAKLAELAPAHLNHVFFSCGGSTANDATIRLVHYYFNRLGKPTKKRILSRTNAYHGTTYMAASLTGIASNNWQFDTLDLVTHLSEANCYRRPEGMSEAEYCDHLVDELEQTIERLGADNIAAFIAEPIMGAGGVLVAPQGYHSRVQAICRANEILFIADEVVTGFGRLGHFFASEAVFDTQPDIINVAKGLSSGYAPLGATLISDDLYAVLSTPQGPGGVLSTGFTYSGHPVSCAAALKNIEIIEREGICENVLEVGPYLESQLKTLASHETVGDIRGSHFMMAIENVANKTTKALLPVEARVGDRVAAEAQKRGLIIRPVGHLNIISPPLIWTRQVVDDVVAILDEAFAATTRSLKADGYL, encoded by the coding sequence ATGACTCAACAGCAGGCGAAAGCCTCTTACGATGCGCAAGATCTTTGGCAAAAAGATAAAAATCACTTTATTCACCCTTTCACCGACTTCAGCTTGTTCCACGAAAAGGGCTGTGACTTGATTACCGACAGTGATGGTATCTATGTCGAAGATGTACACGGCAATCGCTTTATCGATGGGATTGCGGGCCTGTGGTGTGTCAATGTGGGCCACGGCCGTGCCGAAATTGGCCAGGCGATGGCCGAGCAAGCCACTCGCATGGCCTACTTCTCCACTTTTAATAACCTATCCAATGCTCCGGCCACCGAGCTGGCGGCTAAGCTCGCCGAGCTTGCGCCTGCCCATCTGAACCATGTGTTTTTTAGTTGCGGTGGGTCAACGGCTAACGATGCCACCATCCGGCTCGTGCATTACTACTTCAATCGCTTGGGCAAGCCGACTAAAAAGCGGATCTTATCGCGCACCAATGCCTACCATGGTACTACCTACATGGCGGCGAGCCTGACCGGTATCGCCAGCAATAACTGGCAGTTCGATACGCTTGATCTGGTGACCCATCTGAGCGAAGCCAACTGCTATCGCCGTCCAGAGGGGATGAGTGAGGCCGAGTACTGTGATCATCTGGTCGATGAACTTGAGCAGACCATTGAACGGCTAGGGGCAGATAACATCGCCGCCTTCATCGCCGAGCCCATCATGGGCGCAGGCGGCGTATTGGTGGCGCCGCAGGGCTATCACTCCCGAGTACAGGCCATATGCCGTGCCAACGAGATTCTTTTTATTGCCGATGAAGTCGTCACTGGCTTTGGTCGCTTAGGGCACTTCTTTGCCTCAGAAGCTGTGTTTGACACCCAACCCGACATTATCAACGTGGCCAAAGGGCTCTCCTCTGGCTATGCCCCACTGGGGGCAACCCTGATATCAGACGACCTTTATGCCGTGCTAAGTACGCCCCAAGGCCCAGGCGGAGTATTGAGCACTGGCTTCACCTATTCCGGGCATCCTGTTAGTTGTGCTGCAGCGCTTAAGAATATCGAAATCATTGAGCGTGAAGGCATTTGTGAGAATGTTTTAGAGGTTGGCCCCTATCTTGAGTCACAGCTCAAAACCCTCGCCTCTCATGAAACGGTAGGCGACATACGTGGCAGTCATTTCATGATGGCGATTGAAAATGTGGCCAATAAAACGACAAAGGCGTTGCTCCCCGTTGAGGCGCGCGTGGGCGACCGCGTGGCCGCTGAAGCACAGAAACGTGGTTTGATTATTCGGCCGGTTGGTCATCTCAATATCATCTCGCCGCCCCTGATCTGGACGCGCCAAGTAGTCGACGACGTCGTCGCTATTCTCGACGAAGCGTTTGCCGCCACTACGCGCTCACTTAAAGCGGATGGTTACCTATAA
- a CDS encoding alkene reductase, giving the protein MAFETLFNPIQVGSLSIPNRVIMAPLTRARTPDSVPGKMQEAYYGQRAGAGLIISEATNISPTARGYVYTPGIWTDEQEAGWKGVVNAVHAKGGRIALQLWHVGRVSHEMVQPDGQQPVAPSALKGEGAQCFVEFEDGTAGQHPTSTPRALETEEIPGIVDDYRKAAERAKRAGFDMVEVHAANAYLLNQFLATGTNQRTDQYGGSLENRARFPLEVVDAVIDVYGADRVGIRMTPFIELFGLTDDEPEAMAFYMAEQLSKRGLAYLHLNEPNWAGGDITFPDGFREQMRERFSGSLIYCGNYDAERAEKRISENTTDAVAFGRPYIANPDLPERFRVDAPLTEPNHETFYGGDEKGYTDYPFMDNGYDRIQ; this is encoded by the coding sequence ATGGCTTTCGAAACACTGTTTAACCCCATCCAGGTTGGCAGCCTGTCGATTCCTAACCGCGTAATCATGGCGCCGCTGACGCGTGCGCGCACACCCGATAGCGTACCGGGTAAGATGCAGGAAGCTTATTACGGTCAACGCGCTGGCGCGGGACTAATCATCAGCGAAGCTACCAACATTTCTCCCACTGCCCGTGGCTATGTGTATACGCCCGGCATTTGGACGGATGAGCAGGAAGCCGGCTGGAAAGGCGTAGTCAATGCGGTACACGCTAAAGGTGGCCGTATTGCCTTGCAGCTGTGGCACGTTGGGCGTGTTTCTCATGAAATGGTTCAACCTGACGGCCAACAGCCCGTTGCGCCAAGTGCGCTGAAAGGTGAAGGCGCGCAGTGTTTCGTCGAGTTTGAAGATGGCACTGCGGGTCAGCACCCCACCAGCACACCGCGCGCGCTGGAAACTGAAGAGATCCCAGGCATTGTCGATGACTACCGCAAGGCGGCCGAGCGTGCCAAGCGCGCTGGTTTCGATATGGTCGAAGTACACGCGGCGAACGCCTATCTGCTTAACCAGTTCCTGGCGACCGGCACCAATCAGCGTACCGACCAGTACGGCGGTTCGCTGGAAAATCGTGCCCGCTTCCCGCTGGAAGTGGTCGACGCCGTGATTGACGTCTATGGCGCTGATCGAGTGGGCATCCGCATGACGCCGTTTATCGAACTGTTTGGCTTGACCGACGACGAACCTGAAGCGATGGCGTTCTACATGGCCGAACAGCTTTCCAAGCGTGGCCTTGCCTACCTGCACCTGAACGAACCCAACTGGGCCGGTGGCGATATCACCTTCCCTGACGGTTTCCGTGAGCAGATGCGTGAGCGCTTTAGTGGCAGCCTGATCTACTGCGGTAACTATGATGCAGAGCGCGCCGAGAAACGCATCAGTGAAAATACCACCGACGCCGTTGCCTTTGGCCGACCCTACATTGCCAACCCCGACTTGCCGGAGCGCTTCCGGGTTGACGCACCGCTTACCGAGCCCAACCACGAAACCTTTTACGGCGGCGACGAGAAAGGCTACACCGATTATCCGTTTATGGATAATGGCTATGACCGCATCCAGTAA
- a CDS encoding DUF1028 domain-containing protein yields the protein MTLSLVHYHPATGTVGTITATGGVAVGGYVHHCWRGVGACVTQGRFTNPWYPARVHDALVDGATAKQALGAAINADSDSALRQCMVMDAHGRSSVHSGSENIAEVQDARFPGVAAVGNMLQSSDVVQVLAEQFLSLSATNSGAAIKRSEAPRYPHHHDQHLLTHLIGALDAALDAGGDKRGTRSAALRIESFQQAPIDLRVDWSEDVVGALRALADQFMSDDFQAFWRQLPLR from the coding sequence ATGACGCTTTCACTGGTTCACTACCACCCCGCCACGGGCACCGTTGGCACCATCACTGCCACCGGTGGGGTGGCGGTAGGTGGCTATGTACATCACTGCTGGCGCGGCGTTGGAGCGTGCGTCACCCAAGGGCGGTTTACCAATCCATGGTACCCGGCTCGTGTGCATGACGCACTTGTCGATGGCGCCACTGCCAAGCAGGCCCTTGGCGCGGCGATCAACGCAGATAGTGATTCCGCGCTGCGCCAATGCATGGTAATGGATGCCCATGGACGCTCATCGGTGCATTCGGGAAGCGAGAACATCGCTGAGGTGCAAGACGCCCGCTTTCCCGGCGTCGCTGCGGTCGGCAACATGCTGCAGAGCAGCGATGTCGTGCAGGTCTTGGCAGAACAGTTCTTAAGCCTTAGCGCCACCAATAGCGGCGCCGCCATCAAACGCAGCGAGGCGCCCCGCTATCCTCATCATCACGACCAACACTTGCTGACGCACCTTATTGGCGCCCTCGATGCCGCGCTGGATGCGGGTGGCGATAAGCGTGGTACCCGCTCCGCCGCGCTGCGTATCGAGTCGTTCCAGCAAGCACCGATTGACTTGCGCGTTGACTGGTCGGAAGACGTCGTGGGCGCCTTGAGGGCGTTGGCTGACCAGTTCATGAGCGACGATTTCCAAGCCTTTTGGCGCCAACTGCCGCTACGCTAG